AGACTTCGGCACAACTTTACGACGAAAAGGCAGAACAGTTTTTAGCAGACCGATTTGTAGTGGGTACCTGTCCAAAATGTGGTTTTGAAGAAAGTTATGGAGATCAATGTGAGAACTGCGGGACAAGTCATAATGCAAAGGACCTGATTAATCCAAAATCAGTAATTACAGGAAACGTGCCATCTCTAAAAGAAACAAAGCACTGGTATTTACCTCTGAATGAATATGAAAAATGGCTGGATGAATGGATTCTTCAAGGCCATAAAAAGGATTGGAAAGCCAATGTTCTCGGTCAGGTAAAATCATGGATCGATGACGGTTTAAAACCAAGAGCCGTTACCCGAGACCTTGACTGGGGAATACCTGTTCCGGTTGAAGGCGGAGAAGGAAAGGTTCTTTATGTCTGGTTTGATGCTCCGATCGGATATATTTCTTCAACCAAGGAATGGGCCGAAAAAACGGGTAAGGACTGGGAGCCCTTCTGGAAGGATAAGGAAACAAAATTATTACACTTTATAGGAAAGGACAATATCGTGTTTCACTGTATCATTTTCCCTTCCATGCTAAAAGCTCAGGGAAGCTATATCCTACCCGAAAATGTTCCTGCCAATGAATTTCTGAATCTCGAAGGAAACAAAATTTCAACGTCAAAAAACTGGGCAGTCTGGCTTCATGAATACCTACAGGATTTTCCTGAAAAGCAGGATGTGCTTCGATATGTTCTGACAGCAAATGCACCTGAAACCAAGGATAACGATTTTACATGGAAAGATTTTCAAGCCAGAAACAACAATGAACTCGTTGCTATTTTCGGAAATTTTGTAAACAGGGTGGTTGTTTTGACCAATAAATACTATTCGGGCCTTGTCCCGGCTGCAGGAGCTTTATCAGAAGTGGACCAACAAACCCTGGATACGATGCATTCGTATCCTGAAATCATATCAAAATCTATTGAGCGATTCCGGTTTAGAGAAGCCCTTTCTGAATTGATGAATCTTGCAAGGCTGGGTAATAAGTACCTTGCAGATGAAGAACCCTGGAAGAAAATCAAAACTGATCCTGAAAGGGTTAAGACAATTATGTACGTTGCCCTTCAGATCGCTTCAGCCTTGTCTGTTTTGAGTGAACCCTTTTTACCTTTTACCAGCAAAAAATTAAAGGAAATCCTTAATTTGGATGAAAGATTGGATTTAAGGTGGAAATCGGTAGGGCCCAATACTATTTTAATAGCTTCGGATCACAAAATCAATAAGGCCTCTCTCCTTTTTTCAAAAATTGAAGATGCCGAGATTCAAAAACAGATCGATAAACTGGAAGCTTCCAAAACAAGTGCTGAAGAAGTCAAGCTGGAGCCTCAAAAAGAGACTATTAGTTTTGAGGATTTTACTAAACTGGATATTCGTATAGGAACAATTCTTGAAGCTGAAAAAGTGCCGAAAACAAAAAAACTTCTCAAGTTGAAAGTAGATGTTGGCATTGATACCCGCACAATCGTGAGTGGTATTGCAGAAAGTTTTGACCCTTCTGAAATTATAGGCCAAAAGGTTACGGTACTGGTAAACCTTGCCCCAAGAAAATTAAGAGGTGTGGAAAGTCAGGGAATGATTTTGATGAGTGATACCCAGGATGGAAAACTAAGTTTTATTGAACCCGACGGAGATACGGTCACGAACGGGGAAAAAGTTAGCTAAAAAATAAAATCAGACGGATAAAACATGGACCGAGGAATTTGTTTCATGTTTTTTTATGCCCTAAATTGAGGTTTTGAAAAATTTAATCATCCTTGTCAACCTTTAAACAGGTTATTACGTCTTTATAGATGTAAGGCCTTTTGGAAGCATGCTCAAAATAATTAAAATAAACAGCAATTCAGAATTAATCAGGCAGTCGCTTCAAAATAACAGAACGGCGCAAAAGTTGTTATACGAGAAATTTTCTCCAAAAATGCTGAGTCTGTGTGCGTATTATATAAAAGACTTACAAAAATCGGAGGAGGTGATGTTAAATGGTTTTCTAAAAGTGTTTACAAAACTTCATCAGTACTCCGAAAAAGGAAGTTTTGAAGGTTGGATCCGAAAAATCATGGTCTATGAATGCATATCGTATTTACGAAAAAAGAACAACCTGCTTTTCACAGATACGATTGAATCGTTTGAAAGCATCGTGGATAACGAAATCGAATTAAAGATCGCTGTTGAAGACCTTCAAATTTATATCAACAAATTGCCAGAGGGCTGTAAAATTGTTTTTAACATGTATGTTATCGAGGGGTATAAGCATGCTGAAATCGCTGAAATTCTAAACATCAGTGTCGGAACCTGCAAGACCCAGCTCCACAGGGCCCGGAAAACGTTACAGGAAATGATTTCATATCATCAAAAAAAGAAAGTATTATGAAACGGTATAAATACAGAGAATCTCTTCAGAACAGAACGATTGATCCTTCTTCAGGTTCCTGGGATCAACTGGCGACAAAATTAGATGCTCATCAAAATAAAAGAAGGTCCAGGAATTGGATGCTATTGAAAATCGCTTCTTTCATTTTGCTATTGGTTTCTGTCGGAATTTATTACTTTCAACCTATACCAATTGCAGTTCCTGTTCAGGAAATTGCAGCTCCTGTTTCCGTTGAGGATCTAAAAGATATCCCGGGTAATGAGGTTGTAACCGAAACTGAAATTGTTGAGATATCAAACCCTCCCTATCAGAAATCAACCCCTCCTGAAAATCAAAGTGCTGATAAACCAGACGTTCTGCAAATTGCTAAGAATCCTTCAATAAATAGTGAAGAAACTGAACTCAGCTCTGCTAAAATTGCCTCCTCAAAAAGCCTTGGCATTTCAAAAACCAGTGATGATCCGGATTTTAAGATCGAAAAATATGAGCAGGTTGCTGCAGAAATATCGTCTTCAGAGGACTATTCTGTTGAAGATGAACTATTAGACCAGGAAATTGATCAGTTACTCCATGATTCCAAACTGAAACTCATAGTAAACGGACAGATTTCACCCAAAAAATACGTCAATACAGATGCCCTCTTGAATTCGGTTGAAGATGATCTCGACAAAGATCTTAGGCAGCAATTAATTGAAAAAATCGTCAATACACTCAAAAAAGACAAAGAAGTAGTAACCTCGGAAGAAAACTAATTCCCCAACATATCCACCATGAAAAAAATAGTTCTATTTACATTTCTATTCAGCCATCTTATGCTCTGTTTTGAAATTTCTGCACAGGAAACAGACGATACTTTGCAACAAAAAAAGGATCAGATCATACGAGAAGAAAAAGAAGCTTTAAAGAAAAAGGTACTCGCCATAAATGAACGGTTCAATGAGGGTGAGATCAGCTCAGAGGAAGCTGAGAAACTCAAAGAAGAAGCTGCCGAAATTCATGCTTTAAACATTGAAAACAAAATCGCAATCCTTGAAAATTCCGTGGCCTTGTCTGAAAGAGGTGGAGTTTACAAAGATACAATAGATACCAGCACAGAAAAGGGTAAAGATCCCTCGAGGCTTAAGATCCAGGTCTTTGATGATGAGGATCAATTAATTGAAATCTCAACCGGACAACAAAAAAAATATGACAAAAGAACGCATTCTAATTTATTGGTTGCCTTTGGTTTTAACAATGCAATTATTGAAGGCCAGTCGATAAACAAGTCTCCCTATAAAATGGGGAAAAGCAAATTTTTTGAAATGGGATGGACATGGACCACTCGTCTGGCTCAGAACTCAAATTCAGTTCGGTTCAGGTATGGTTTTGCGTTTCAATTCAACGGATTGAACCCTACCGATAACAAGTATTTTGTTCAGGATGGAGAGCTAACCTATTTAGAAGAGTTTCCAGGAAGTCTGACGAAATCAAAACTGCGCATGGATAATCTGGTCGTACCTATCCATTTTGAATTTGGGCCTTCCCGTAAAATTGACAAAGGAAATTATTTTAGATATTCTACACGAAAAAAATTCAAATACGGAATCGGAGGCTATTTTGGATTCAATCTGAGAACCCGGCAAAAACTAAAATATACCGAAGACGGTTCAAAACGAAAAGATAAGATCACACAAAGTTATAATACGAGTAATTTGATCTATGGTATAAGCAGTTATATAGGAGTAGATGCTTTTTCAGTATATGTGAAATACGATTTGAACAGAATCTTCAACGAACCAAATCGAAAGGAAAATAATATTTCTTTAGGGCTGCGTTTCGACCTTTAGAAATAAGACATAAAGGCCCAGGGCATATTTTCTCTGGGTTTTATTATTTCAGGTATCGTTTCTGTTCCTGAAATAATACCTTTGCATGTATCAAAGCTTATCCATGCAAGTACTCAATTATATCAATTCTAAAACGAATCTTCCTCTGAAGGGGATTGAAAATACAATTCAGCTTCTTGATGAAGACTGCACCGTTCCTTTTATCTCGAGATATAGAAAAGAGCGCACCGGAAATCTTGATGAGGTAGAGATTGGTAAAATTCTTGAATTCAAAAAATCATTTGAGGAATTAGAAAAAAGGAAAGTTTCCATATTAAAATCCCTTGAGCAACAGGAAGTTCTATCCAGCCGGTTACAAGCTCAGATCGAATCGGCAACGGATTTAAACACACTTGAGGACCTCTATCTTCCGTTCAAGAAAAAGAGAAAGACAAAAGCAGAAAAAGCCAGGCTCAACGGATTGGAACCCCTGGCAAAGATCATTATGAGTCAGAAGCAGGATCGTCTGGATCATATTGTCACACGCTTTACATCCAAAGAACTTGATGAAACTGAAGCACTCGAAGGGGCCAGGCATATCATCGCCGAATGGATCAACGAAAGAAGCAGCATCAGAAACAAAATAAGATGGCATCTCAGCAAGTTCGCAAAAATAGAAACCAAAGTAATCAAGTCTAAACAAGAACTCGATAAGGCACAAAAATTCAAAGATTATTTCAACTGGGAAGAGGCCTTGAAAACCTGCCCGTCTCATCGCCTCCTTGCGATTCTTAGAGCGGAAAGAGAAGGATATATACGCGTAAGTATAAGCATCGATAAAGAAAAGGTTCTCAAGGAGATCAAGGAAAGCGTAATTTCAAATTACAATGAAGGCTCAGTTCAGATTGATATGGCCATTGATGATGCCTTTAAAAGACTACTTTTTCCTTCCCTTTCCAACGAAATTCTTCAATTGGAAAAGGAAGATGCTGATGATAAAGCCATTTCCGTTTTTTCCAAGAATCTTAGACAATTATTGCTTGGAGCGCCCCTGGGCGAGAAAAAAATTCTTGCTATTGATCCGGGTTTTAGAACAGGTTGTAAGATTGTTTGTCTTGATGCTCAGGGAAGGCTGGAACACAATGAAACCATATTTCCACATCCTCCACAAAATGACTCCAGAAATGCAATTAAGAAAATAAGTTCTCTTGTTGATGCCCACCGAATAGAAGCCATAGCCATTGGCAACGGGACGGCCTCCAGAGAAACTGAAAGCCTTGTAAAAAGGATACGATTTAACAGAGATGTTGAGGTATATGTGGTCAATGAGGCCGGAGCTTCAATTTATTCAGCGTCTCGCATCGCAAGAGAAGAATTTCCTAATTATGATGTCACGGTAAGAGGTGCCGTTTCTATCGGGAGAAGACTTTCAGACCCTTTAGCGGAATTGGTTAAAATAGATCCAAAATCCATTGGGGTGGGTCAATATCAACACGATGTAGACCAGAATAAACTCAAAAGAAGCCTTGATTCTGTAGTTGAAAGTTGTGTAAACAACGTCGGAGTAAATATAAATACGGCAAGTGTTCCCCTTTTAAGTTACGTTTCAGGTTTGGGAACAAAACTGGCTGAAAATATTGTGGCATACAGAAACGAAATGGGTTCGTTTGAATCGAGGAAGGACATCAAAAAAGTTTCAAGGCTGGGTGAAAAAGCCTTTGAACAAAGTGCCGGGTTTTTACGAATAAAAAATGCCAGGAATCCTCTTGACGATTCTGCCGTGCACCCTGAACGCTACGCTCTTGTTGAGAAAATGGCTAAGGATTCAGGCCATTCCGTTAACGAATTGATTGGTAATTCAGAGCTTCTTTCAAAGATTGAACTCAATAAATATCGGTCTGAAGAAGTCGGTTTACCTACGCTACAGGATATACTCAAGGAATTGGAAAAACCAGGGCTCGACCCAAGAGAAAAAGCAAAAATTTTCAGTTTTGACCAGAATATAAAACGTATTGATGATCTGAGAGAAAATCTTTTACTTCCGGGAATTATAAATAATATTACGAATTTTGGATGCTTTGTGGATATTGGAATTAAAGAAAACGGCTTAATTCATGTCTCGAACCTTTCAGATACTTTTGTAAAGGATGTAAATGAAATTGTCTCTCTTCAACAGCAGGTCATCGTTAAGGTTTTACAGATAGACAAAGATCGTAAGCGCATTCAACTGGCCTTACATAAAACCCTTTAAAGCTGATCTCACCCTTTTACAAAAATTAGTATCTTGTTGCTTTCAAACCTCCTCAATATGAAGCTAAAGTCTATGATAAAGCTAAACTCAATACAATTCATTTTGGGCTTGTCCCTTCTTTTTCTGAGTCCGCAGAATTTAATTGCTCAGGATTCTTCTAAGGCCTCGGACACTACCGCTGTAGGACAGGAAGCCATTGCCATCGGTGATATTTCGGAAGAATCAGAAAAGCTGGGACAATCTTATATGAAATTGAAGGGGACACTCGAGAAGAGTTCTAAAATTTCAGATATAGATTCAATTGTCGAGCAGGCTGCTCCGGAAATACTGGACCTGGTGGACTCGGTATTTTTGAAAAGAGAAGATGTTTCCCTAAGGGATCTCAAGGTTAGAAAAGTGGAATGGACGAATTACAAATCCATTTTAAACCAATACCAGTCGACGGTTAAAAACAGGTCTGAAGAAATAAGCAGGATCATCAACGATGTTTATAATGATTTAAAAAAATGGGAGCTCACAAAAAAAGAGCTTGAGGGCCGAACAGAATCAAAGGATATCGCTGACAGTTTTAACACTTCGATAGCAGCTTTGAATGAGATCATGTCCTTGGCTCAAGAACGGCTGGACAGTGTTTTTGTCACACAGAAAAAAATTACCGAACTGGTGCTCATTGTAGATGAAGAAATTGCCAACATTGAATATGCGGAAAATCAGAGAAGAAAAGATTATTTTGTTTTTGACAGTCCTCCCATATGGCAAAAAATAGAACCCGTAATGGTAAGTGACAGTGTTTCTGCTGAATCGCTCTCCTCTTACGGCTTGATCAAAAAAGGAATTAGTCAGAACAAGAAGCAATTTTTGGATTTTTTCAATCTGAATACGAAAATCGTTGTCCTTCAAATCGTGTTCTTAATATTGCTTCTGGCCTTTCTGATCCTGGCCAATGCTAAATGGAAAAAAAATATCCTTACCTTAAGAAATCCCATTGAAATACAGGCAAAAATAATTCTTAAAAACCCGCTTCTAACTGTTCTCTCTGTAGGAGTACTTGTTTCTGCTTTCTTCTATGATTCCATGGTGCCGGCCTATGCGGAATTTCATGTAATGATCGTACTTTTAGCCACGGTCATTTTACTGCCCAAGGTAACTCATAAGAAATTCAGTATATTTCTTTTGCTGCTTTTTGTAGTTTATCTGATCAACACCTTCGAGGCTTTTATCGGAGTAAAAGTAAACTTGATTCGGTGGATCCTTATAGTCGATACGATATTACTCTTCGTGTCTCTATTTGTAGGACGCAAGATTGTAAAATCATATCCTGAAAAATTTACCCAGATTTTCAGATCGTTCAGAATTATTTCGGCGCTGTATATGTTCCTATTGATTGTGGCCCTGGTCGCCAATATTATAGGGATGGTTGCCCTTGCCAACTACATCACAAAAGCCGTCATTGTATCCCTCACCTTTGGGGTAATTCTTTACCTGGCGGTCAAAGTTTTTACGAGTATATTTATCCTGATTTTTAAGTTTAGAAAATCCACGAATATTCAGACCATTACCTCGATGGTCAATGCTACTCATCAAAGAATAAGGCCCTTATTCAATTTTATCGGGTTTCTGGCCTGGATGTTCTTTACCCTTTCGAGTTTTGAAGTTTACGACTTTATTGTGGATTGGTATGGCGAGGTGATGGCCACAGAATGGATGGTAGGAGAAATGACCATATCTCTTGGGGGTATTCTTGCCTTTGTAGGTATTTTTATTATTACCCTAATCATTGCCAAAATAGCTGCAACCTTATTTCAGGATGAATGGATGGTGAATGTACTTCCCAGAGGGGTTGCTCCTGCCATTTCACTTGTCCTGAGAATCGTTGTTATTGGACTTGGTCTTTATGCCGGACTCTCCGCTGCGGGAGTTGATCTGAGTAAACTTGGATTTATTTTAGGGGCCCTGGGCGTTGGTATTGGTTTTGGTTTGCAAAATGTGGTTCTTAATTTTGTTTCAGGGCTTATTCTAGCGTTCGAAAGACCTATCAATTTAGGTGACACCATTGAGGTGGACATGGAAATGGGTGTGGTAACGAACATTGGTGTCCGTTCAAGTAATATCAGAGCCTATTCAGGAGCAGAAGTTATCATCCCCAATGGAGATCTGATCTCTAAAAAAGTAGTGAACTGGACGCTTTCAAACAGGAATAGAAGAAGTAAAGTCCCAATGAAAACTTCCCCTGATGCCGATCCTGAAAAAGTAATTGAGTTGTTCAATAAGATAGCCGTTGACCATCCTCATACCAGCAAAGACCCGGCTCCTAAAACCTACTTTTACGGATACGGTCCTGATGGTAATCTAAATTTTGCCTTACTCTACTGGACGACCTTTTCTGACACATTGAAAACTGACAGCGAAATTGCCTTGACTATTTTCAAGACCCTGAAAGAAGAAGGTATTCAGGCTCCTGCTCCGGTAAGACGCATCATTTCAGAAAGCCCGGGCGGTAAAGAATAAATCAGCTAGAACTCAGGAAGCAATTTTATCGTCCATGACTGAAAACCATAGCGGTGATATCAGGGAAAGCATCATCATCCCCGGATAACCCGTAGGCATCTGAGGGCTCTCAGGCAATGATTCCAGGATCTGGTATTTTTTACTGGCTTTATAATGGTGGTCCGAGTGCCTTGACAAGTTAAAAAGCATCAAACGCCCTATTTGATGATCTGAATTCCAGGAATGCGATGCATTTACCCTTTCATACCTTCCAGATTCTTTTTTGGACCTCAGTAAACCGTAGTGCTCTATATAATTCACCGTTTCCAGAAGAAGTATCCCGATAACAGAGGCCGCCAGAAAAGCAAAAAGCACTTTGAGGTCGAAAAAATAATAGATCGAACCGAGTAGCAAGACATTTGCCAGAGAATAAACAACCATTCTGTTCGATAATGAAAATACAAACCTCCCTTTTCGTTTCATCCGGTTGTTTTCAATTTTCCATGCCTTGGCATAACTGCCAAAATGAGAAGTAAACCAGAACGAATATAAAGTTTGTCCCTTTTTTGCAGTTGCAGCATCCGAAGGGGTTGCGACTTCCCTGTGATGTCCTTCATTATGGTATGGCAAAAAGTGAGTGTTTAGAGATGTAAGGAGCAATATTTCTCCTAATAATTGTTCCAATCTGGAAGATCGATGTCCGAGTTCATGACCGATATTGATTCCAAGTACCCCACACAGCAGGCCCATTGAAAATACTTTCCCAACAAAGGATACAGAGTCAATCGGCGTCAGCTCAATTACGTACAAAAAAGAAGCAAGCATTAAGATCTGAACAGGAACAGACAGATACAATATCCAATCATAGAATCTATTGTTCTTTTCCTTTAATGACTTCTCCGGATCAAAATTAGTCCTGTCTGGTTTCAGAAAAAGCTCCAGAAACGGAACAATTCCAAAGACAAGAATAATCGGAAAAAAGGTTTTGATACCCACATTGTTAAAGGAGTAATAAACCGACAAGGGGAGTATGTAAACAAACAGATATTTCAGCCTTTTCATCATTTCTTAACTCAGTTTCTTCATCATTCCAAAATCAAATACTCTAGTTGAAGTTGATTAAATTCTTTGTTAAAATTAACTATTTCTTCTGAAATGAGTTTTTCATAGGCATCCAGCTCTGTTTTGATCTTTGCCGTCAACTCATTTTTAACATCTATATCCTGGGCTGTTGGAGGAAAATCATCGAGAGTAACAAGGCTGTTCAGATGGCCCAGTTTATTGGTGAGTTTGATAGGATAATTCAAGGGGTCCTGATTGCTTCGATTCTTAGTCTGATAAAGTTCGTTTTCAATCCTCCCAAAGGATTCTTTCAGGTTCTTAGCCTTATCAACGAGGGCCTGAACTGACTCTGTGCCATCATACTGATCAATAAAAGTCTTTAACTGATCATTGATTTTTTTGATCTGTTTTAAACTCTGGTGTGCCTCATTAATCGTGGCATTGACCTCTGACACAAACTCATACTGCTTTTTCATATCCTCCAGGCTTGCTTCAGCTCTGGGGTCGGCAAGAATCGTAAACGGTTTATTAAAGATTTGCTCATTTACCTTCAAACTCACCTGATATTCACCGGGTACTACCTTGGCTCCCTGAAGATTTGCCCACCATAAAATCATTCCATCCAGTTTTTCCGCTCCTTCTGTCCGCATGTTCCAGACATGTTTATTAGGCCCCTTTGCCAATTCAAGTTTCTCAGCTTTCTTTTCTGAAAAATTAGAAAATGAGAAAAGTGTATCTCCCGACTTTGTAAGGTAACTCAGATGAACCGTATCTTTTTTCTCATCCAAATCAGGAAGGTTAAAATAGGTGATAACACCGTTGTCAAGATTCTTTCCGGCCGTTTTTGGTTCTTTCGTTACATATCCTTTGGTTCTGAAACTGTTTTTTGGTGCGAACAAATAATTACCCCCGGCCTTTTTTGCCTCTTCGAGTTGATGTAAAACAGTGAGGTCATCCAGCATCCAAAGGCTTCTTCCCTGGGTGGCGATGACCAGGCTATTGTCCTTCACCACGAGGTCCGTAATAGGAACCACCGGTAAATTTAACTGAAACTTTTGCCAGCTTGATCCTTCATTGAACGAGACATACATGCCAGTTTCGGTTCCAGCATAAAGCAATCCTTTCTGGGATGGATCTTCCCGAACAACTCTCGTAAAATGTTCTTTGTTAATTCCGGAATTAATTTGAACCCAGGTCTTTCCATAGTCCGAGGTTTTATACAAGTAAGGCTTGAAATCACCCAGTTTATATCTTGTTCCGGCGATATAACATGTCCCTTCATCAAAATAGGATGGTTCAATACTGTTGATCATCATCCATTCAGGCATATTTTTAGGGGTAACATTTTCCCAGGAAGACCCACCATTTTTAGATACATGAACCAAGCCGTCATCTGTGCCTATCCAAAGCAACCCCTCTTTCAACGGGCTCTCATTAGCCGCAAAAATGGTACAATAGTACTCAACACTCGTGTTGTCCTGGGTTATAGGCCCCCCGCTGGAGACTAATTTTTCCGGATCATTTCTTGTAAGGTCTTCACTCAACAACTGCCAGGACTGGCCTTGGTCCTCACTCATATGAACGTGATTCGAAAAAGTATAGAGCCTTTTCGGATTATGCCGGCTAAAAATAATTGGAAAGTTCCATTGAAATCGGTATTTCATCGCTTCTGCTCCTGATCCCATTGGATTATCCGGCCAGACATTAATCGCCCTGACCGTTCCGGTCCTGTGATTCTTTCTTGTTAAATATCCATCATAGCTTCCTCCATAAACAATGTCATTGTCAAGAGGGTCCACCGCAATATGAGCAGATTCTCCCCCAGCCGTTGATTCCCAGTCTCTTTCAGATATTGTTCCACCGCTGCTTCTGTGATCTATTCGAACCGTTGAATTATCCTGTTGAGCCGCAAGGATCTTAAACGGGAAACTATGATCTGTTGTTACCCTGTAAAACTGAGACGTCGGCTGATTGTGATACGTTGACCAGGTTTTACCACCGTCATAAGTCACCTGGGCACCACCATCATCCCCAATGACCATTCTTTTAGAATCTTGCGGATCTATCCACAAATCGTGATGATCTCCATGAGGTGCAACATGGGTCGTAAATGATTTACCTCCGTCTGTAGATTTATGATATCTAACATTCAATACATATACCGTATTTTCATCCTCCGTATCGGCATATACCCTTGTATAGTACCAGGCTCGCTGACGTAATTTTCTTTCTTCATTAACTCGGATCCATTTCTCTCCTCCGTCATCACTTCTGTACAAACCTCCTTTGTCCTTATTTTCGACCATCGCCCAGATGCGTTGCGAATTTTTAGGCGACACTGTAACCCCTATGATCCCTAAAGTATCGGTTGGAAACCCTTCATTTTTTGAAATCTCCTTCCAGGAATTC
This DNA window, taken from Lutimonas zeaxanthinifaciens, encodes the following:
- a CDS encoding VPS10 domain-containing protein, which gives rise to MNLCKTLFLFLIISTFTINSSQAQKKKQKKSENAVRVYDESLYKGLEYRLIGPFRGGRSAAVTGVPGEENLFYFGSTGGGIWKTTDGGRTWENISDGYFGGSIGSIAVSESDNNVMYVGGGEKTVRGNVSSGFGIFKSEDAGKTWISSGLEASRHISRIAIHPRNHNTVYAAVMGNVYKPTKERGVYKSVDGGQTWKQVLFSNEHSGAVDLKMDPNNPRIIYASTWRVQRTPYSLSSGGEGSALWKSTDSGNSWKEISKNEGFPTDTLGIIGVTVSPKNSQRIWAMVENKDKGGLYRSDDGGEKWIRVNEERKLRQRAWYYTRVYADTEDENTVYVLNVRYHKSTDGGKSFTTHVAPHGDHHDLWIDPQDSKRMVIGDDGGAQVTYDGGKTWSTYHNQPTSQFYRVTTDHSFPFKILAAQQDNSTVRIDHRSSGGTISERDWESTAGGESAHIAVDPLDNDIVYGGSYDGYLTRKNHRTGTVRAINVWPDNPMGSGAEAMKYRFQWNFPIIFSRHNPKRLYTFSNHVHMSEDQGQSWQLLSEDLTRNDPEKLVSSGGPITQDNTSVEYYCTIFAANESPLKEGLLWIGTDDGLVHVSKNGGSSWENVTPKNMPEWMMINSIEPSYFDEGTCYIAGTRYKLGDFKPYLYKTSDYGKTWVQINSGINKEHFTRVVREDPSQKGLLYAGTETGMYVSFNEGSSWQKFQLNLPVVPITDLVVKDNSLVIATQGRSLWMLDDLTVLHQLEEAKKAGGNYLFAPKNSFRTKGYVTKEPKTAGKNLDNGVITYFNLPDLDEKKDTVHLSYLTKSGDTLFSFSNFSEKKAEKLELAKGPNKHVWNMRTEGAEKLDGMILWWANLQGAKVVPGEYQVSLKVNEQIFNKPFTILADPRAEASLEDMKKQYEFVSEVNATINEAHQSLKQIKKINDQLKTFIDQYDGTESVQALVDKAKNLKESFGRIENELYQTKNRSNQDPLNYPIKLTNKLGHLNSLVTLDDFPPTAQDIDVKNELTAKIKTELDAYEKLISEEIVNFNKEFNQLQLEYLILE